From the genome of Rhodomicrobium lacus:
TTGACGAGTTGCCCGAATTTCCGCCGCATGTGCTCGATGCGCTCAGGCAACCCATCGAAAGCGGCGAGACGATCATTGCGCGCGTCAACCATCGCATTCGCTATCCGTCGCGCTTCCAGCTTGTGGCGGCAATGAACCCCTGCCGCTGCGGCCACGCATGGACGCCCGGAATGACGTGCAAGCTCGGGCCCCGTTGCGAGGAGAGCTACCGAGGACGCATCTCCGGGCCGCTCTGGGACAGGATCGATATCCAGATTCCTGTTGCGCCGGTCAAAGCCACCGACCTGGCCTTGCCGCCGGCGCAGGAAGGAAGCCAAGAGGTCGCTGCGCGGGTGGCTGCGGCCCGCTCCATCCAGATCAAGCGCTATGCCATCGTTGGCAATGACGCGATCGCGACAAACGGGGATTGTCCGGCGGCCCTGCTCGACGACTTTTGCGCCCTGAGCCGGGAGGGCCTTGCGCTGCTCGAAAAGGCCGCGGACGTGGCCGGTCTCTCCGCGCGCGGCTATCACCGCACGCTCAGGCTTGCCCGCACCGTTGCCGATCTCGATGCAAGCGCAGGCGTTCATGCGATTCACGTCGCCGAAGCGCTGAGCCTCCGGGGCGAGGTTGCCGCCGCGCGGCGAGCCGCGGCCGCTTGAAAACGGCGTCGCAGTTTCCCGGGTGGCGACCGACAGATCGGAGCCGGATCCGATCGGGTTGAATCCGCCTCTTCAACAACGACCCTCTTACCGACCGGATTGTGATCCGATCAGATCGCCGCGAATGCCTCAACCGAGAGAGGCCCGGATCAATTCCCTATCGCGGCAGAAGCGTCGTTCCCATCAGCGCGAGATCGATCGCGTGCGCAGCCTGACGGCCCTCGCGGATCGCCCAGACGACAAGCGATTGCCCGCGCCGCATGTCGCCCGCCACGAAGACCTTCGGGCGCGACGTCGCATAGTCGCGGTCGGTGGCCTTGACGTTACCGCGCCCGTCGAGTTCCACGCCGAGGTCGGCGAGCAGCCCTTCCTTGACAGGCGAAACGAAGCCCATGGCAAGCAGCACGAGGTCTGCATCGAGCACGAACTCGCTGCCGGGAACGGCCTTCATCTTTTCGTCGACGCGCACGCAATGAAGGCGCGCGACCTCGCCCTTGTCGTTGCCCTCGAAGCGGGTCGTCATCACGCTGAAGTCGCGGACGGCGCCTTCTTCCTGGCTCGAAGAGGTCCGCAACTTGAGCGGCCATTGCGGCCAGGTCAGATCCTTGTTTTCCTTGACCGGAGGCTTCGGCATGATTTCGATCTGCGTCACCGAGGCCGCGCCCTGCCGGATCGACGTGCCGATGCAGTCAGAGCCCGTGTCGCCGCCGCCGATCACCACAACGCGCTTTCCCGTGGCGAGTATCGGCTCGACATCGCCGAGCGGCTCGCCGGAAACGCGCCGGTTCTGCTGCGTGAGGAAGCTCATGGCGAACTCGACGCCCTTCAGTTCGCGTCCCGGCACGGGAAGATCGCGCGGGCGCTCGGAACCGCCAGCCAGCAGCACGGCGTCGAAGTCACGTTCGAGTTCAGCAACGGGAAGCGTCACGCCGACATGGACGCCGCAATGGAAGGTCACGCCCTCGCCCTGCATCTGCGCGACACGCCGCTCGATGACCTGCTTCTCAAGCTTGAAATCCGGGATGCCATAGCGCAGAAGCCCGCCCGGCATTGCGTTCTTTTCGTAGACATGCACATCGTGCCCCGCACGCGCAAGCTGCTGCGCGGCGGCAAGTCCCGAAGGGCCGGAGCCGACCACGGCAACGCGCTTGCCGGTCTTCACCTCGGCCGCTTCCGGCACGATGAAGCCCTCGTCAAACGCCCGGTCGGCGATCGCACATTCGATGCTCTTGATGGTCACAGGCACGTCGTCGATGTTGAGCGTGCAGGCAGCCTCGCAAGGCGCCGGGCAGATGCGCCCCGTCACGTCGGGGAAATTGTTCGTCGAATGGAGGTTTCGCGCCGCCGCTTCCCATTCGCCGTGATAGACGAGATCGTTCCAGTCCGGGATCTGGTTGTTGATCGGGCAGCCACGATGACAATAGGGCACGCCGCAATCCATGCAGCGCGCGGCCTGGCGGCTTACGTCCTCGCTCGTCGGCGGCAGCACGAATTCGCGGAAATGCCGCGTGCGCTCCGCGACGGGTGCGTAATCGCGCTCTTCGCGCTCAATCTCAAGAAAACCGGTGATCTTTCCCATTGTCTTACCCGCGCTGCATGCTGTCGGCGCGCACGCGCCAGCCGTCTATCCTGTTGCCCGGCGTTGCCGCCAACCCGTCGCAGACTTCCGTCGCCATCCGGCGCCGGCACTGCGGTGATGAATTTCGGCTGCCTATGCGAAAACAGCCGAAATCCTGAAGTCCTGTTTCGTCGTCCGGCGATGATGCCTTCGCGACAGTCTGGATCATGCTAACGTACGGGCGGGCGACGCCAAGGCGCCCGCTCGCGTTGCTAACCTGCGGCGGTCACGCCGATGGAGATCTCCGCCTGCTCCGGCGGCGTCGGCGCAACCTTAAGCCGCTTCTGGTTTTCGAGCGCCTTGCGATACTCGGTCGGCATCACCTTCACGAATTTCGGCAGGTACAAAGACCAGTTTTCGAGAATGGTCTTGGCGCGTTCGGACCCCGTATAACGGCGGTGGTTCTCGATGAGGCGGACAAGACGAAGTTCGTCGTCGAGCGTCATGTCCTGCATGAGATGCACGAAGTTGAAGCGCTCCAGCGTGTCGCCGCTCGCCTGGTTGAAGGGCGAGACGTCGCCGGGATCGATGGGCTCAAGCTCCACCATCGCCATGTTGCACCGCTTCGGGAACGAGCCGTCCTCGTCGAGCACATAGGCGATGCCGCCCGACATGCCCGCCGCGAAATTGCGGCCCGTCTTGCCGAGAACCACAACGCAGCCGCCCGTCATATATTCGCAGCCGTGATCGCCGGTTCCTTCGACGACCGCCACCGCGCCCGAGTTCCTCACCGCGAAACGCTCGCCCGCAACGCCACGGAAGTAGCACGAGCCGGAAATCGCGCCATACAGCACGGTATTGCCGACGATGATGCTTTCTTCCGGCACAACCGACGTGTTCGACGGCGGACGAACGATCAGCTTGCCGCCCGAAAGCCCCTTGCCGACATAGTCGTTGCCCTCGCCTTCGAGATCGAGCGTCACGCCCTTCGCGACCCACGCGCCGAAGCTCTGCCCGGCCGTGCCCTTGAGCGAAATCCAGATGGTGTCTTCCGGCAGGCCCGCATATCCGTAAGCCTTGGCGACACGGCCCGACAGCATCGCG
Proteins encoded in this window:
- a CDS encoding glutamate synthase subunit beta produces the protein MGKITGFLEIEREERDYAPVAERTRHFREFVLPPTSEDVSRQAARCMDCGVPYCHRGCPINNQIPDWNDLVYHGEWEAAARNLHSTNNFPDVTGRICPAPCEAACTLNIDDVPVTIKSIECAIADRAFDEGFIVPEAAEVKTGKRVAVVGSGPSGLAAAQQLARAGHDVHVYEKNAMPGGLLRYGIPDFKLEKQVIERRVAQMQGEGVTFHCGVHVGVTLPVAELERDFDAVLLAGGSERPRDLPVPGRELKGVEFAMSFLTQQNRRVSGEPLGDVEPILATGKRVVVIGGGDTGSDCIGTSIRQGAASVTQIEIMPKPPVKENKDLTWPQWPLKLRTSSSQEEGAVRDFSVMTTRFEGNDKGEVARLHCVRVDEKMKAVPGSEFVLDADLVLLAMGFVSPVKEGLLADLGVELDGRGNVKATDRDYATSRPKVFVAGDMRRGQSLVVWAIREGRQAAHAIDLALMGTTLLPR